Proteins encoded together in one Lathamus discolor isolate bLatDis1 chromosome 3, bLatDis1.hap1, whole genome shotgun sequence window:
- the RNF2 gene encoding E3 ubiquitin-protein ligase RING2 has translation MSQAVQTNGTQPLSKTWELSLYELQRTPQEAITDGLEIVVSPRSLHSELMCPICLDMLKNTMTTKECLHRFCADCIITALRSGNKECPTCRKKLVSKRSLRPDPNFDALISKIYPSRDEYEAHQERVLARISKHNNQQALSHSIEEGLKIQAMNRLQRGKKQQIENGSGAEDNGDSSHCSNASTHSNQEAGPSNKRTKTSDDSGLELDNNNTTVAIDPVMDGASEIELVFRPHPTLMENDDSAQTRYIKTSGNATVDHLSKYLAVRLALEELRSKGESNQMNLDTASEKQYTIYIATANGQFTVLNGSFSLELVSEKYWKVNKPMELYYAPTKEHK, from the exons ATGTCTCAAGCCGTGCAGACGAATGGGACGCAACCTTTAAGCAAAACGTGGGAGCTCAGTTTGTATGAATTGCAAAGAACGCCTCAG GAAGCAATCACTGATGGCTTGGAAATAGTTGTGTCACCCAGGAGCCTGCACAGTGAACTGATGTGTCCCATCTGCTTGGATATGTTAAAAAACACCATGACAACAAAAGAATGTTTGCATCGCTTCTGTGCTGACTGTATCATTACAGCCCTCAGGAGTGG CAACAAAGAATGTCCCACGTGTCGTAAAAAGCTAGTTTCAAAAAGGTCATTGAGACCAGATCCCAATTTTGATGCTCTCATCAGTAAAATTTATCCAAGCCGAGATGAATATGAAGCTCATCAGGAGAGAGTGCTAGCAAGAATCAGCAAGCACAATAACCAGCAAGCTTTAAGTCACAGCATTGAGGAAGGATTAAAGATTCAAGCTATGAACAG GTTGCAGAGGGGCAAGAAACAACAGATTGAGAATGGTAGTGGTGCAGAAGATAACGGTGACAGTTCACACTGTAGCAATGCCTCAACACACAGCAATCAGGAAGCGGGGCCTAGTAATAAGAGAACCAAAACATCAGATGACTCTGGGCTAGAACTGGACAATAACAACACAACTGTGGCAATAGACCCTGTAATGGATGGTGCTAGTGAAATTGAATTAGTCTTCAGGCCTCATCCGACCCTCATGGAGAATGATGACAGTGCACAGACAAG ATACATCAAGACCTCAGGCAATGCCACTGTTGATCACTTGTCCAAGTACCTAGCAGTAAGATTGGCTTTGGAGGAGCTTCGTAGCAAAGGAGAATCAAACCAGATGAACCTTGACACAGCCAGTGAGAAGCAGTATACCATTTACATTGCCACTGCCAATGGGCAGTTCACT GTATTAAATGGGTCCTTTTCCTTGGAACTGGTCAGTGAGAAGTACTGGAAAGTGAACAAACCCATGGAACTGTACTATGCACCAACAAAGGAACATAAATAA